The following are encoded together in the Kribbella sp. CA-293567 genome:
- a CDS encoding TetR/AcrR family transcriptional regulator, with the protein MGRPRKFDEEQVLRAARDEFWQKGYAATSLDDLTRATGLGKGSLYGAFGDKHQLFLKVLGAYAHETSDGVCEAVQRGERAIVVLRGFFTPGPPDDVTQHNGPVEVTRGCFLANSTTELAARDPEVTGRARATYQAVEDCFTNAVARAVAEGDLPDDTNPRELGRLLLTIQQGLQFLLKTNMTAAAMREVGRATVDRLLPLSAAEKEFGK; encoded by the coding sequence ATGGGCCGGCCGAGGAAGTTCGACGAGGAGCAGGTACTGCGAGCCGCGCGGGACGAGTTCTGGCAGAAGGGTTACGCGGCGACCTCGCTCGACGACCTGACGAGGGCCACCGGGCTCGGCAAGGGCAGCCTGTACGGCGCCTTCGGTGACAAGCACCAGTTGTTCCTCAAGGTGCTCGGCGCCTACGCGCACGAGACCTCCGACGGTGTCTGCGAAGCCGTCCAGCGAGGCGAGCGCGCCATCGTCGTACTGCGAGGCTTCTTCACCCCCGGCCCACCCGATGACGTTACCCAGCACAACGGTCCGGTCGAGGTGACCAGGGGCTGCTTCCTGGCCAACAGCACCACCGAACTGGCGGCGCGCGACCCCGAGGTCACCGGCCGCGCGCGGGCGACGTACCAGGCGGTCGAGGACTGCTTCACCAATGCGGTGGCGCGAGCAGTGGCCGAGGGCGACCTGCCCGACGACACCAACCCTCGCGAACTCGGCCGACTCCTGCTGACCATCCAGCAGGGGCTGCAGTTCCTGCTCAAGACCAACATGACCGCGGCGGCGATGCGCGAGGTCGGCCGCGCGACGGTGGACCGTTTGCTGCCGTTGTCGGCCGCCGAAAAAGAGTTCGGTAAATAG
- a CDS encoding epoxide hydrolase family protein: MNNNDSTSSADIRPFRVEIAQTDLDDLNERLARTRLPEPAPGDNWDLGTPNHYLTDMVDHWQHTFDWRAQEARINQFPHYLTDIDGQTVHFLHVPSAEPDATPLLLIHTYPGSFIDFLDMIGPLTDPAAHGGQASEAYSLVIPSIPGFGFSTPLTDRGWTMARVARTFDTLMRRLGYNTYGTHGSDAGAMISRELGLLNPPGFLGLHVLQLFSFPSGNPTEFEKFTPDDYAALEHLAWFQSVGGYNAINSTRPQTVAVGISDSPVGQLAWNELFNNFGNGTSLLTPDQILTQVTLYWFTNTSAAAGRYHYEEANAGTEPALNTAPTGVAVFADDFKTIRPLADRDNPNIVHWTNYPTGGHYASLERPQDVTNDIRAFFSSLRTN, encoded by the coding sequence ATGAACAACAACGACAGCACCTCCTCCGCAGACATTCGCCCCTTCCGCGTCGAGATCGCCCAGACCGACCTGGACGACCTGAACGAGCGTCTCGCCCGCACCCGCCTCCCCGAGCCCGCCCCCGGCGACAACTGGGACCTCGGCACCCCGAACCACTACCTCACCGACATGGTCGACCACTGGCAACACACCTTCGACTGGCGCGCCCAGGAAGCCCGGATCAACCAGTTCCCGCACTACCTCACCGACATCGACGGCCAGACCGTCCACTTCCTCCACGTCCCGTCCGCCGAACCCGACGCCACCCCACTGCTGCTGATCCACACCTACCCCGGATCCTTCATCGACTTCCTCGACATGATCGGCCCCCTCACCGACCCCGCCGCCCACGGCGGCCAGGCCTCCGAGGCCTACTCACTCGTCATCCCCTCCATCCCCGGCTTCGGCTTCAGCACCCCACTGACCGACCGCGGCTGGACCATGGCCCGCGTCGCCCGCACCTTCGACACCCTCATGCGCCGCCTCGGCTACAACACCTACGGCACCCACGGCTCCGACGCCGGCGCCATGATCTCCCGCGAACTCGGCCTCCTCAACCCTCCCGGCTTCCTAGGCCTCCACGTCCTCCAACTCTTCTCCTTCCCCTCCGGCAACCCCACCGAGTTCGAGAAATTCACCCCCGACGACTACGCCGCCCTCGAACACCTCGCCTGGTTCCAGTCCGTCGGCGGCTACAACGCCATCAACTCCACCCGACCCCAAACAGTTGCTGTCGGCATCTCCGACTCCCCTGTCGGTCAACTCGCCTGGAACGAACTGTTCAACAACTTCGGCAACGGCACCAGCCTCCTCACCCCCGACCAGATCCTCACCCAAGTCACCCTCTACTGGTTCACCAACACCTCCGCCGCGGCCGGCCGCTACCACTACGAAGAAGCCAACGCCGGCACCGAACCAGCCCTCAACACCGCCCCCACCGGCGTCGCCGTCTTCGCCGACGACTTCAAAACCATTCGCCCACTCGCCGATCGCGACAACCCCAACATCGTCCACTGGACCAACTACCCCACCGGCGGCCACTACGCCTCCCTCGAACGCCCCCAAGACGTCACCAACGACATCCGCGCCTTCTTCTCAAGCCTCCGCACCAACTGA
- a CDS encoding methyltransferase domain-containing protein: MSNLQFDPEVSRQLESVYTTPDVIEQRRVVRTALALRPGDRVLDVGVGPGLLAAEMAAEVGPGGRICGIDISDSMLALAATRAKVPNGPAIELHHAAAGRIPQGPDSFDVVVSTQVFEYLDDVPGALNEIRRVLRPAGRVVLLDTDWGSIVWRSTDDSRMSRVLTAFEEHLEDPHLPRTLGDSLDKAGFTVTHRQVVPMLNTGYDARTYSAGLIDIVEAFVPGRAKVSEQEATAWAEDLRNLGDSYFFSLNRYLFVASAL, translated from the coding sequence ATGAGTAATCTGCAGTTCGATCCGGAGGTGTCGCGGCAGCTCGAGTCGGTCTACACGACACCGGACGTGATCGAGCAGCGGCGGGTGGTTCGGACGGCGCTCGCGCTCCGGCCGGGAGACCGGGTCCTCGACGTCGGCGTCGGGCCCGGACTGCTGGCCGCGGAAATGGCGGCCGAGGTCGGGCCGGGCGGGCGGATCTGCGGAATCGACATCAGCGACAGCATGCTGGCGCTCGCGGCGACCCGAGCCAAGGTGCCGAACGGGCCGGCGATCGAACTGCACCATGCGGCGGCCGGGCGCATCCCGCAAGGACCCGACAGCTTCGACGTCGTGGTCTCCACCCAGGTCTTCGAGTACCTGGACGACGTACCGGGTGCCCTCAACGAGATCCGCCGAGTACTACGCCCCGCCGGGCGCGTGGTCCTGCTGGATACCGACTGGGGCTCGATCGTCTGGCGATCCACTGACGACAGCCGGATGAGTCGCGTACTGACCGCCTTCGAGGAGCACCTCGAGGATCCGCATCTGCCCCGCACTCTGGGGGACTCACTGGACAAGGCAGGCTTCACCGTCACTCACCGGCAAGTGGTCCCGATGCTCAACACCGGCTACGACGCGCGCACCTACAGCGCCGGGCTGATCGACATCGTGGAGGCGTTCGTTCCCGGCCGGGCGAAGGTGTCCGAGCAGGAAGCCACCGCCTGGGCGGAGGATCTCCGCAACCTCGGGGACAGCTACTTCTTCAGCCTCAACCGCTATCTCTTCGTCGCTTCTGCTCTTTGA
- a CDS encoding Gfo/Idh/MocA family protein, producing the protein MMFRGAVEMDTSCLQLPLRRVANDARWGRVVSAVCNTLGLRPAEYLAPGTAPEYRHQLELMLGVLGEWTSVVAVASRRARRTAIEDVSGALVTFADGTIANVVSSSLAPREVNYLRFDFEHATVEVSDCADWRLTAVPGREAPVAQAWSESLQHAEACDGHRPGHGTLELLAAVRLSAESGRPVDRSSLATAESARTSNSSDRRANRPSS; encoded by the coding sequence ATGATGTTCAGAGGGGCGGTCGAGATGGACACGTCCTGTTTGCAGCTGCCGTTGCGGCGGGTGGCGAACGACGCTCGCTGGGGACGGGTGGTCAGCGCGGTCTGCAACACCCTGGGACTGCGGCCGGCCGAGTATCTGGCGCCCGGGACCGCCCCGGAGTACCGGCATCAGCTCGAGTTGATGCTCGGTGTGCTCGGGGAGTGGACGAGCGTGGTCGCGGTGGCCAGCCGGCGGGCCCGGCGGACGGCGATCGAGGACGTGTCGGGCGCGTTGGTGACGTTCGCGGACGGCACGATCGCCAATGTGGTCAGCAGCTCGCTGGCTCCGCGGGAGGTGAACTATCTGCGGTTCGACTTCGAGCACGCGACCGTGGAGGTCAGCGACTGCGCGGACTGGCGGCTCACCGCCGTTCCGGGGCGAGAGGCACCGGTGGCGCAGGCCTGGAGTGAGAGCCTGCAGCATGCCGAGGCCTGCGACGGCCATCGTCCGGGCCACGGCACACTCGAACTGCTCGCCGCGGTGCGGCTCTCCGCCGAGTCGGGACGTCCGGTCGACCGAAGCAGCCTGGCCACGGCCGAGAGCGCGCGGACGAGCAACTCGAGCGACCGACGAGCGAACCGGCCGTCGAGCTGA
- a CDS encoding alpha/beta hydrolase — MEKRWKQGIPVVMVAVGAITALLPGTAAAAPAKPLAAIDWAACNPGSVEQCGKLTVPLDWSKPAGTKTEILVARVPAKDQVNKLGSLTFNPGGPGGAGASIFAEGLADRIFGDYRDRYDLVSFDPRGSGGSTALACGPILRPGVPVFPKNKAQYDAMVASSRATGEACLRKHGELMRNLDTRTAARDLDAIRAALGEDKLNFIGLSYGSYLGTTYAQLFPRRVGRMVLDGIVDHAQGATRFMLDEAKTMEDTFNRFAAWCDRDASCALHGQDVGAVWDKLVAKADKTPLQVPDHPPVTGDTMRLTLPALMPKTGLMADSWPPLAEGIAQAVKGDGSLFAQTSYLGAYETAYAAVSCMDLPGELEGYADAKARLAMAKAVAPRVGAAVEGWVITAACSGWPVEPSNPWQPTPVKGVPPILITSTAHDPSTPVSNAYGLARQIRGSRLLVTDDAIGHTAYFNSACGRAAIASYLIDGKLPPKRSTCR; from the coding sequence ATGGAAAAACGTTGGAAACAAGGCATTCCAGTGGTGATGGTTGCTGTCGGCGCCATCACCGCTCTGCTCCCCGGTACTGCGGCAGCGGCGCCCGCCAAGCCGCTCGCCGCCATCGACTGGGCCGCATGCAACCCAGGCAGCGTCGAGCAGTGCGGCAAGTTGACCGTGCCGCTGGACTGGTCGAAGCCGGCAGGCACCAAGACCGAGATCCTGGTCGCCCGGGTGCCCGCGAAGGACCAGGTGAACAAGCTCGGATCGTTGACGTTCAACCCCGGCGGTCCCGGTGGCGCCGGGGCGTCGATCTTCGCCGAAGGCCTGGCCGACCGGATCTTCGGGGACTATCGCGACCGCTACGACCTGGTCAGCTTCGATCCCCGGGGAAGCGGCGGCAGCACCGCACTCGCCTGCGGCCCGATCCTGCGCCCCGGCGTACCGGTGTTCCCCAAGAACAAGGCGCAGTACGACGCCATGGTCGCCTCGAGTCGCGCCACGGGTGAGGCCTGCCTGCGCAAGCACGGCGAGCTGATGCGCAACCTCGACACCCGCACGGCCGCCCGCGACCTGGACGCGATCCGGGCCGCGCTCGGGGAGGACAAACTCAACTTCATCGGCCTGTCCTACGGCTCCTACCTCGGTACGACGTACGCGCAACTCTTCCCGCGGCGGGTCGGCCGGATGGTGCTGGACGGGATCGTCGACCACGCGCAGGGCGCGACCCGGTTCATGCTCGACGAGGCGAAGACGATGGAGGACACCTTCAACCGGTTCGCCGCTTGGTGCGACCGGGACGCCTCGTGTGCCTTGCACGGGCAGGACGTCGGCGCGGTCTGGGACAAGCTGGTCGCCAAGGCGGACAAGACTCCGCTGCAGGTGCCGGATCATCCGCCGGTCACCGGTGACACGATGCGGCTGACGCTGCCGGCGTTGATGCCGAAGACCGGTCTGATGGCTGATTCGTGGCCGCCGCTGGCCGAGGGAATCGCGCAGGCGGTCAAGGGCGACGGCTCGTTGTTCGCCCAGACGAGCTACCTCGGCGCCTACGAGACGGCGTACGCCGCGGTGTCCTGCATGGACCTGCCCGGTGAGCTCGAGGGGTACGCCGACGCGAAGGCCCGGCTGGCGATGGCGAAGGCGGTCGCGCCTCGCGTCGGAGCCGCGGTCGAAGGCTGGGTGATCACGGCCGCCTGTTCGGGGTGGCCGGTCGAGCCGAGCAATCCGTGGCAGCCGACGCCGGTCAAGGGTGTGCCGCCGATCCTCATCACCTCGACCGCGCACGACCCGTCCACACCGGTCAGCAACGCCTACGGGCTCGCGCGTCAGATCCGGGGCAGCCGGCTGCTGGTGACCGACGACGCCATCGGCCACACGGCGTACTTCAACTCGGCCTGTGGCCGCGCGGCGATCGCGTCGTACCTGATCGACGGCAAGCTGCCGCCGAAGCGCTCCACCTGCCGCTGA
- a CDS encoding helix-turn-helix transcriptional regulator: MSVTIDETFQRPVGELLRGWRERRRLSQLDLANQVEVSTRHVSFVETGRSKPSREMVLRLAEHLDVPLRDRNQLLLAGGYAPIYSEASLHSPAMLAVREALRRLLKAHEPYPALVVDRWWNIVEANAGIALFTEGVTAELLKPPINALRLTLHPDGMAPRIGNLPELRASVLSSLHRQLASTADPELQDLYDELRAYPGGERIELGTASEVVVPMKLRHGDRELSLLTTIATFGTPLDVTVSELMIESFFPADEATAAQLRVASS, from the coding sequence ATGAGCGTGACGATCGACGAGACGTTCCAGCGCCCGGTGGGTGAGTTGTTGCGCGGCTGGCGAGAGCGTCGCCGGCTCAGCCAGCTGGACCTGGCCAACCAGGTGGAGGTGTCCACCCGGCACGTCAGTTTCGTCGAGACCGGCCGGTCGAAACCGAGCCGCGAGATGGTACTGCGGCTGGCGGAGCACCTCGACGTACCGCTGCGGGATCGCAACCAGTTGCTGCTGGCCGGCGGTTACGCGCCGATCTACAGCGAGGCCTCACTGCATTCACCGGCAATGCTGGCGGTCCGGGAGGCGTTGCGCCGGTTGCTCAAGGCCCACGAGCCGTATCCCGCGCTGGTGGTCGACCGGTGGTGGAACATCGTCGAAGCGAACGCCGGTATCGCGTTGTTCACCGAGGGAGTCACGGCGGAGTTGCTCAAGCCACCGATCAACGCGTTGCGTCTCACCCTGCATCCCGACGGGATGGCGCCGCGGATCGGCAACCTGCCCGAGCTTCGCGCGAGTGTGCTGTCCAGCCTGCATCGCCAGCTGGCGAGCACGGCCGACCCCGAGCTCCAGGACCTGTACGACGAACTGCGTGCGTACCCCGGGGGTGAGCGGATCGAGCTCGGTACGGCGTCGGAGGTCGTCGTACCGATGAAGCTGCGTCATGGAGATCGTGAACTGTCGCTGCTCACCACGATCGCGACCTTCGGCACGCCGCTGGACGTGACGGTCTCGGAACTGATGATCGAATCGTTCTTCCCCGCCGACGAGGCAACTGCCGCTCAGCTTCGGGTGGCTTCGAGCTGA
- a CDS encoding SigE family RNA polymerase sigma factor, with product MTRSADADFERFVQAQSTRLLRFAEMLCGDRHTAEDLVQQALMRSYPKWHRLDTDPLRYVRRVLVNRFLSASRRHWSNEVPSDPVDNDWDHREVADFAAQVQTREAVLAALGGLTVRERAVVALRYSQDLSEAETAELLGMAPGTVKSTASRALAKLRLAPDLMDTTVGGRA from the coding sequence ATGACCCGCTCCGCGGACGCCGACTTCGAACGGTTCGTGCAGGCTCAGTCGACCCGGCTGCTCCGCTTCGCGGAGATGTTGTGCGGGGACCGGCACACGGCCGAGGATCTCGTCCAGCAGGCGCTGATGCGGTCCTACCCGAAGTGGCACCGGCTCGACACCGACCCGCTCCGCTACGTCCGCCGGGTGCTGGTGAACCGGTTCCTGTCCGCCTCGCGCCGGCACTGGTCCAACGAAGTACCGAGTGATCCGGTCGACAACGACTGGGACCACCGCGAGGTCGCCGACTTCGCCGCGCAGGTGCAGACCCGGGAGGCCGTGCTGGCGGCGCTGGGCGGGCTGACCGTCCGGGAGCGGGCCGTGGTCGCGTTGCGCTACTCGCAGGACCTCTCCGAGGCCGAGACCGCCGAACTGCTCGGGATGGCGCCAGGGACCGTCAAGAGCACCGCGTCGCGCGCTCTGGCCAAGCTGCGCCTGGCACCCGACCTGATGGACACCACTGTGGGAGGAAGAGCATGA
- a CDS encoding SigE family RNA polymerase sigma factor: MQRVEGRDEDFTAFVLARSGRLVHLARMLCGDAALAEDLVQTALEKAYLRWDRIELGDPFAYVRQAVVNQHLSWVRRRLWRERPSGGAAEMDEQLGYSLPLQYAEDPSSGVERRLAIAEALAALSRRERAVVVLRYVEDLTESQTAATLGIAVGTVKSANARALKKLRVAPELAGSYAGEQS, encoded by the coding sequence GTGCAGCGGGTGGAGGGTCGTGACGAGGACTTCACGGCTTTCGTGCTGGCCAGATCGGGGCGGCTGGTCCATCTGGCGCGGATGTTGTGCGGGGATGCGGCGTTGGCCGAGGACCTGGTCCAGACGGCGCTCGAGAAGGCGTACCTACGGTGGGACCGGATCGAGCTGGGCGATCCGTTCGCCTATGTCCGGCAGGCCGTCGTCAACCAGCATCTGTCCTGGGTCCGGCGCCGGTTGTGGCGGGAGCGGCCGAGTGGGGGCGCGGCCGAGATGGATGAGCAACTCGGGTACTCGCTGCCGTTGCAGTACGCCGAGGATCCGAGTTCCGGGGTGGAACGCCGCCTCGCGATCGCCGAAGCGCTGGCGGCGCTGAGCAGGAGGGAACGGGCGGTGGTGGTACTGCGGTACGTCGAAGACCTCACCGAGTCGCAGACCGCGGCGACCCTCGGGATCGCGGTCGGAACAGTGAAGAGTGCGAACGCCCGGGCCCTCAAGAAGCTGCGAGTCGCGCCCGAGTTGGCCGGCAGCTACGCGGGAGAGCAGTCATGA
- a CDS encoding GGDEF domain-containing protein — MVAQSRRAVRSWAVWTLSVPALGLVVLVVLAAIAYGTRAFAELPSWQGLDVVLALTASALISVEGARRVESRRRRGGALHKDLAPAWMIAAALVLHPALAILVVVLLRIWWRLRAGRCIPYRWAFSTAVCVLAVGAAHAVYRSALELTGGGDLGLVVSMAGGALAYLAADTLLCGLAISLIVPGSSRQDTIGDKDDLCVDATAGTLGCLLAAATLISPWFAFVAVPITLTAQRALLLGQLETEAQTDPKTSLARVDWWRRRTEELLRASRGQHEPMAVLLIDIDHFKQVNDRHGHLVGDEALRAVATVLRSAIRTKDVIGRFGGEEFVITLPGTGLDDATVTADRLRSAIAASPLAAMCAGVLDDPDLDPDTFRLTVSIGVAVYPTDGTTVDALLLRADRAMYAAKAAGRDRVRLAADLHPDSRRSSTLPKPGLPRPTPADLQHR, encoded by the coding sequence ATGGTTGCGCAGAGTAGGCGAGCGGTGCGGTCCTGGGCGGTGTGGACGCTGTCGGTCCCAGCGCTCGGGCTGGTCGTGCTCGTGGTGCTGGCAGCGATCGCCTACGGCACCCGGGCGTTCGCGGAGCTGCCGTCGTGGCAGGGGCTCGACGTCGTCCTCGCGCTGACGGCGTCGGCGCTGATCTCGGTCGAGGGCGCGCGCCGGGTCGAGAGCCGGCGACGGCGGGGTGGCGCGCTGCACAAGGATCTCGCGCCGGCGTGGATGATCGCGGCCGCGCTCGTGCTGCATCCGGCCCTGGCGATCCTGGTCGTGGTGCTGCTGCGGATCTGGTGGCGGCTCCGGGCCGGCCGGTGCATCCCCTATCGCTGGGCGTTCTCCACTGCCGTCTGCGTGCTCGCGGTCGGAGCCGCGCATGCTGTCTACCGGTCGGCCCTGGAGCTGACCGGCGGGGGCGACCTCGGCCTGGTCGTCTCGATGGCCGGTGGCGCGCTCGCCTACCTGGCCGCCGACACCCTGCTCTGCGGCCTGGCGATCTCGTTGATCGTGCCGGGCAGCAGCCGGCAGGACACGATCGGGGACAAGGACGATCTCTGCGTCGACGCGACCGCGGGCACACTCGGGTGTCTGCTGGCGGCGGCGACGCTGATCAGCCCGTGGTTCGCGTTCGTGGCGGTCCCGATCACGCTGACCGCCCAGCGCGCGCTGCTGCTCGGCCAGTTGGAGACCGAGGCGCAGACCGATCCGAAGACGAGCCTCGCGCGGGTCGACTGGTGGCGCCGGCGCACCGAGGAACTGCTCCGCGCGTCCCGCGGTCAGCATGAGCCGATGGCGGTGCTGCTGATCGACATCGACCACTTCAAGCAGGTCAACGACCGGCACGGTCACCTGGTCGGCGACGAGGCGCTGCGCGCGGTCGCGACCGTTCTTCGCTCCGCGATCCGGACCAAGGACGTGATCGGCCGGTTCGGCGGCGAGGAGTTCGTCATCACCCTGCCCGGGACCGGGCTGGACGACGCCACAGTCACCGCCGACCGTCTCCGCTCAGCCATCGCCGCCAGTCCGCTGGCCGCGATGTGCGCCGGCGTGCTCGACGACCCCGACCTGGACCCTGACACCTTCCGCTTGACCGTCTCGATCGGAGTGGCGGTTTATCCCACCGACGGCACCACAGTCGATGCGCTGCTGCTCCGCGCCGACCGGGCGATGTACGCCGCCAAGGCCGCCGGCCGGGACAGAGTTCGTCTGGCCGCGGATCTCCACCCCGACTCCCGTCGCTCCAGCACGCTGCCCAAGCCCGGTCTGCCGCGCCCGACCCCGGCGGACCTCCAGCACCGCTGA
- a CDS encoding helicase HerA-like domain-containing protein, with protein MAETADVVETVKQGYAFEGPAIELGALLVDGTPNPEAAVRIPLSMVNRHGLVAGATGTGKTKTLQLMAEQLSAAGVAVFAADIKGDLSGISQPGQSSEKLLARTKTIGQEWAGTGFPTEFYALGGQGTGVPIRATITSFGPVLLSKVLGLNDVQESSLGLIFHYADKQGLTLLDIKDLRAVISHLTSDEGKGDLKELGGLSAATAGVILRALIGFSDQGAEAFFGEPEFDTADLLQQRDGQGVISLLELPNLQDRPALFSTFLMWLLADLFHDLPEVGDVEKPKLVFFFDEAHLLFADASKAFLASIAQTVRLIRSKGVGVFFVTQTPKDVPDDVLAQLGSRVQHQLRAHTPNDAKALKATVSTFPNSSYDLGEVLTQLGIGEAIVTVMNEKGAPTPVAWTRLRAPQSLMAPASAEQLTAAVQGSAGNAKYTAVIDRESAYEKLAARVQAGAEQAEAEAQNKPAPQPKAAPAPRAPKAEKSMVEQVVGSSAFKQFARTAGREIIRGLFGAARRKR; from the coding sequence ATGGCCGAGACAGCCGACGTCGTGGAGACCGTCAAGCAGGGGTACGCGTTCGAGGGACCGGCGATCGAGCTGGGCGCGCTCCTGGTGGACGGTACTCCGAACCCGGAGGCGGCGGTCCGGATCCCGCTCTCGATGGTGAACCGGCACGGGCTGGTCGCGGGGGCCACCGGTACGGGCAAGACCAAGACCCTGCAGTTGATGGCCGAGCAGTTGTCGGCCGCCGGGGTCGCGGTCTTCGCCGCCGACATCAAGGGTGACCTGTCCGGTATCTCGCAGCCGGGGCAGTCGAGCGAGAAGCTGCTGGCGCGGACGAAGACGATCGGCCAGGAGTGGGCCGGGACGGGGTTCCCGACCGAGTTCTACGCGCTCGGCGGGCAGGGCACCGGCGTACCGATCCGGGCGACGATCACGTCGTTCGGACCGGTGCTGCTGTCCAAGGTTCTCGGCCTGAACGACGTCCAGGAGTCCTCGCTCGGCCTGATCTTCCACTACGCCGACAAGCAGGGGCTGACCCTGCTGGACATCAAGGACCTGCGGGCGGTCATCTCGCACCTGACCAGCGACGAGGGCAAGGGTGACCTGAAGGAGCTCGGCGGGCTGTCCGCGGCGACCGCGGGCGTCATCCTGCGGGCGCTGATCGGGTTCTCCGACCAGGGCGCCGAGGCGTTCTTCGGTGAGCCGGAGTTCGACACCGCCGACCTGCTGCAGCAGCGGGACGGCCAGGGCGTCATCTCGCTGCTCGAGCTGCCGAACCTGCAGGACCGGCCGGCGCTGTTCTCCACCTTCCTGATGTGGCTGCTGGCCGACCTGTTCCACGACCTGCCCGAGGTGGGCGACGTGGAGAAGCCGAAGCTGGTGTTCTTCTTCGACGAGGCCCACCTGCTGTTCGCCGACGCCTCGAAGGCGTTCCTCGCCTCGATCGCGCAGACCGTCCGGCTGATCCGGTCGAAGGGGGTCGGCGTCTTCTTCGTCACCCAGACCCCGAAGGACGTGCCGGACGACGTACTGGCGCAGCTCGGGTCGCGGGTGCAGCACCAGCTGCGCGCGCACACCCCGAACGACGCGAAGGCGCTGAAGGCGACCGTGTCGACCTTCCCGAACTCGTCGTACGACCTGGGCGAGGTGCTGACCCAGCTCGGCATCGGCGAGGCGATCGTGACCGTGATGAACGAGAAGGGTGCCCCGACCCCGGTCGCGTGGACCCGGTTGCGCGCTCCGCAGTCACTGATGGCACCGGCTTCCGCCGAGCAGCTGACGGCCGCGGTGCAGGGGTCGGCGGGCAACGCGAAGTACACGGCGGTGATCGACCGCGAATCGGCGTACGAGAAGCTCGCCGCGCGGGTCCAGGCGGGCGCTGAGCAGGCCGAGGCGGAGGCTCAGAACAAGCCGGCCCCGCAGCCGAAGGCGGCCCCGGCTCCGCGGGCCCCGAAGGCGGAGAAGTCGATGGTCGAGCAGGTCGTCGGCTCGTCGGCCTTCAAGCAGTTCGCCCGCACCGCCGGCCGCGAGATCATCCGGGGCCTCTTCGGCGCCGCCCGCCGCAAGCGCTGA
- a CDS encoding L,D-transpeptidase family protein: MRTLTRLGAGLATLAVAVAGTTIPAEALTVTQNKAAQTRLTKLGCTPGPVDGKIGAMTQAATVRFQSANKLSQTGALNSTTYARLLASTAKRCDVRAVPAGTGAGRRIVISQGQNWVWLVDAKGKVVRQGGMIDNPRYLKPGTYTTGVKCGRTARIRKNTDGASLYLNNFVRFAPCGIGFHQIPTYKRTGAQIHADWLLGTNSKVSHGCIRVSAAMSATIWSFTATSVRVVVIR; the protein is encoded by the coding sequence ATGAGGACTCTGACCCGATTAGGTGCCGGCCTGGCCACGCTCGCCGTGGCGGTCGCCGGAACCACGATCCCGGCCGAGGCGCTGACCGTCACCCAGAACAAGGCGGCGCAGACCCGGCTGACCAAGCTCGGCTGCACGCCCGGGCCGGTGGACGGCAAGATCGGCGCGATGACCCAGGCGGCGACCGTCCGGTTCCAGTCGGCCAACAAGCTGAGCCAGACCGGCGCGCTGAACAGTACGACGTACGCGCGGCTGCTGGCCTCGACGGCGAAGCGCTGCGACGTCCGCGCCGTACCGGCCGGCACCGGCGCCGGCCGCCGGATCGTGATCAGCCAGGGGCAGAACTGGGTCTGGCTCGTCGACGCCAAGGGCAAGGTGGTCCGGCAGGGCGGGATGATCGACAACCCGAGGTACCTGAAGCCGGGGACCTACACGACCGGCGTCAAGTGCGGGCGGACGGCCCGGATCAGGAAGAACACCGACGGCGCCAGCCTCTACCTGAACAACTTCGTCCGGTTCGCGCCGTGCGGGATCGGCTTCCACCAGATCCCGACGTACAAGCGCACCGGCGCCCAGATCCACGCCGACTGGCTGCTCGGCACCAACTCGAAGGTGTCGCACGGCTGCATCCGGGTCTCCGCCGCGATGTCGGCCACGATCTGGTCCTTCACCGCGACTTCCGTCAGGGTCGTCGTCATCCGCTGA
- a CDS encoding type II toxin-antitoxin system VapB family antitoxin has protein sequence MIFKRVGEERPYPDHGYKPKDWSVLPPRQVRLDQLVTTKGTLDLNALLDEDSTFYGDLFAHVVEFKGEMYLEDGLHRALRAALQQRLVLHARVLVVD, from the coding sequence GTGATCTTCAAGCGCGTCGGCGAGGAACGGCCTTACCCGGACCACGGGTACAAGCCGAAGGACTGGTCCGTGCTGCCACCGAGGCAGGTGCGGCTCGACCAGCTCGTGACGACCAAGGGCACTCTGGACCTGAACGCGCTGCTCGACGAGGACTCGACCTTCTACGGTGACCTGTTCGCCCACGTGGTCGAGTTCAAGGGCGAGATGTACTTGGAGGACGGTCTGCACCGCGCCCTGCGCGCGGCCCTGCAGCAGCGTCTGGTTCTGCACGCCCGGGTCCTGGTCGTGGATTAA